One Glandiceps talaboti chromosome 2, keGlaTala1.1, whole genome shotgun sequence genomic region harbors:
- the LOC144453386 gene encoding uncharacterized protein LOC144453386 isoform X2: MTKKDETRTGLNFIKSPDKLLQDIMEDDAKSDDDLADNQPGEICISSISTDSSDRDDRTDNVEVCTNSEKTTTNSPIDKGKRRVRFSLPGMGGKCIYPARVEEDYRRYRRYSSPSLFGDANYPYEEESRSDSYAEQNEICSRRKRKTSLPPINNYTVETFYERQVESVDGIASTLMSRDFVKPSPRVDSPAKSSFGSAHFQAAMSIPLSDDEDSNNNNDDGDDCEQKCNVNKTVPTHRPHLSSPPTSPNNQPLSPSSSTASLKTLDPPRPSTPRRRRMGVVQTTPPVFKSMESLSETHDRPPTPRKDLTKTGTPPSNMSLGLTEQSNGRGTPDARSPRSSVGTPPIVRSPTPRLLKRRAISLGQTAKPDPSALQTMPKSSSFPNETSKNNNTREHDIKVLERKLQSVEVRKKEVKTQNYISETISQILPVVDKQRQFRVRRKSLPSTMPPSPVFIPPEIDFSSLENCRYLRRKPSDEDLDDMF, from the coding sequence ATGACGAAGAAGGACGAAACAAGAACTGGGTTAAACTTTATCAAAAGTCCTGATAAACTTTTACAAGACATAATGGAAGACGATGCGAAGTCTGACGACGACTTGGCTGACAACCAGCCAGGGGAAATCTGTATTTCTTCCATATCGACGGACAGTTCTGACCGAGATGACCGCACAGATAACGTTGAAGTTTGTACGAATAGTGAAAAGACAACAACGAATTCTCCTATTGATAAGGGAAAACGTCGAGTGCGTTTTAGTCTTCCAGGTATGGgtggaaaatgtatttatccTGCAAGGGTTGAAGAAGATTACAGGCGATATAGAAGGTACTCTTCCCCATCGTTGTTCGGAGATGCCAATTATCCGTATGAAGAAGAAAGCAGAAGTGATAGTTACGcagaacaaaatgaaatatgttcTCGACGAAAGAGAAAAACAAGCCTACCTCCCATAAATAACTATACGGTAGAAACTTTCTATGAAAGACAAGTAGAATCGGTTGATGGAATCGCTAGTACTTTGATGTCTAGAGACTTTGTTAAACCTTCACCGAGAGTAGACTCTCCTGCCAAATCTAGTTTTGGATCTGCACATTTCCAGGCAGCAATGAGCATACCATTAAGTGACGACGAGGATTCAAACAATAACAACGATGATGGAGACGATTGTGAACAGAAATGCAACGTTAATAAAACAGTACCGACCCATCGACCTCACTTGTCATCACCTCCAACATCACCAAACAATCAACCCCTCTCGCCTTCTTCCTCAACAGCATCTCTGAAAACGCTTGATCCCCCACGTCCCTCTACTCCAAGAAGACGTAGAATGGGAGTTGTTCAAACTACCCCACCAGTGTTTAAAAGTATGGAATCTTTATCTGAAACTCATGACCGTCCACCAACTCCGCGAAAAGACTTAACTAAAACTGGAACTCCACCATCCAATATGTCATTGGGATTGACTGAACAATCAAACGGCCGGGGTACACCCGATGCACGCAGTCCTAGGTCTTCTGTTGGTACGCCTCCTATTGTCAGATCACCAACGCCAAGGTTGCTGAAACGGCGTGCAATATCACTCGGACAGACGGCGAAACCCGACCCATCTGCATTACAGACAATGCCAAAGTCTTCGTCCTTCCCAAACGAAACTTCTAAGAACAATAATACTCGGGAGCACGATATAAAAGTCCTTGAGAGAAAACTACAATCTGTGGAAGTACGCAAGAAAGAAGTGAAAACTCAAAATTATATCTCGGAAACCATATCCCAGATATTGCCAGTTGTGGATAAGCAGCGACAGTTCCGAGTTAGACGGAAATCCTTGCCAAGTACCATGCCCCCATCTCCTGTATTCATACCGCCAGAAATAGACTTCTCATCACTggaaaattgccgatatttgcgCCGAAAACCCTCAGATGAAGACCTGGACGATATGTTTTGA
- the LOC144453386 gene encoding uncharacterized protein LOC144453386 isoform X1, translating to MQFIKPVTNGLPVIKYDSKGLKLPSLATSTSTDKNQKSDHDLNGFKSIPADEVCLKRKRTLKSSMTKKDETRTGLNFIKSPDKLLQDIMEDDAKSDDDLADNQPGEICISSISTDSSDRDDRTDNVEVCTNSEKTTTNSPIDKGKRRVRFSLPGMGGKCIYPARVEEDYRRYRRYSSPSLFGDANYPYEEESRSDSYAEQNEICSRRKRKTSLPPINNYTVETFYERQVESVDGIASTLMSRDFVKPSPRVDSPAKSSFGSAHFQAAMSIPLSDDEDSNNNNDDGDDCEQKCNVNKTVPTHRPHLSSPPTSPNNQPLSPSSSTASLKTLDPPRPSTPRRRRMGVVQTTPPVFKSMESLSETHDRPPTPRKDLTKTGTPPSNMSLGLTEQSNGRGTPDARSPRSSVGTPPIVRSPTPRLLKRRAISLGQTAKPDPSALQTMPKSSSFPNETSKNNNTREHDIKVLERKLQSVEVRKKEVKTQNYISETISQILPVVDKQRQFRVRRKSLPSTMPPSPVFIPPEIDFSSLENCRYLRRKPSDEDLDDMF from the exons ATGCAGTTCATAAAACCTGTCACGAATGGACTGCCAGTGATCAAATATGACAGTAAGG GCCTTAAACTTCCAAGTCTAGCGACTTCAACTTCAACGGATAAAAATCAGAAAAGTGACCACGATCTAAACGGTTTCAAGAGTATCCCTGCAGATGAGGTGTGCTTGAAAAGAAAACGGACTTTAAAATCATCAATGACGAAGAAGGACGAAACAAGAACTGGGTTAAACTTTATCAAAAGTCCTGATAAACTTTTACAAGACATAATGGAAGACGATGCGAAGTCTGACGACGACTTGGCTGACAACCAGCCAGGGGAAATCTGTATTTCTTCCATATCGACGGACAGTTCTGACCGAGATGACCGCACAGATAACGTTGAAGTTTGTACGAATAGTGAAAAGACAACAACGAATTCTCCTATTGATAAGGGAAAACGTCGAGTGCGTTTTAGTCTTCCAGGTATGGgtggaaaatgtatttatccTGCAAGGGTTGAAGAAGATTACAGGCGATATAGAAGGTACTCTTCCCCATCGTTGTTCGGAGATGCCAATTATCCGTATGAAGAAGAAAGCAGAAGTGATAGTTACGcagaacaaaatgaaatatgttcTCGACGAAAGAGAAAAACAAGCCTACCTCCCATAAATAACTATACGGTAGAAACTTTCTATGAAAGACAAGTAGAATCGGTTGATGGAATCGCTAGTACTTTGATGTCTAGAGACTTTGTTAAACCTTCACCGAGAGTAGACTCTCCTGCCAAATCTAGTTTTGGATCTGCACATTTCCAGGCAGCAATGAGCATACCATTAAGTGACGACGAGGATTCAAACAATAACAACGATGATGGAGACGATTGTGAACAGAAATGCAACGTTAATAAAACAGTACCGACCCATCGACCTCACTTGTCATCACCTCCAACATCACCAAACAATCAACCCCTCTCGCCTTCTTCCTCAACAGCATCTCTGAAAACGCTTGATCCCCCACGTCCCTCTACTCCAAGAAGACGTAGAATGGGAGTTGTTCAAACTACCCCACCAGTGTTTAAAAGTATGGAATCTTTATCTGAAACTCATGACCGTCCACCAACTCCGCGAAAAGACTTAACTAAAACTGGAACTCCACCATCCAATATGTCATTGGGATTGACTGAACAATCAAACGGCCGGGGTACACCCGATGCACGCAGTCCTAGGTCTTCTGTTGGTACGCCTCCTATTGTCAGATCACCAACGCCAAGGTTGCTGAAACGGCGTGCAATATCACTCGGACAGACGGCGAAACCCGACCCATCTGCATTACAGACAATGCCAAAGTCTTCGTCCTTCCCAAACGAAACTTCTAAGAACAATAATACTCGGGAGCACGATATAAAAGTCCTTGAGAGAAAACTACAATCTGTGGAAGTACGCAAGAAAGAAGTGAAAACTCAAAATTATATCTCGGAAACCATATCCCAGATATTGCCAGTTGTGGATAAGCAGCGACAGTTCCGAGTTAGACGGAAATCCTTGCCAAGTACCATGCCCCCATCTCCTGTATTCATACCGCCAGAAATAGACTTCTCATCACTggaaaattgccgatatttgcgCCGAAAACCCTCAGATGAAGACCTGGACGATATGTTTTGA